From Lycium ferocissimum isolate CSIRO_LF1 chromosome 12, AGI_CSIRO_Lferr_CH_V1, whole genome shotgun sequence, one genomic window encodes:
- the LOC132039315 gene encoding protein NRT1/ PTR FAMILY 8.2-like yields MDRRIHVDDLHDKSYVQPSFDGTMDMNKNDKKVTKSLVTNGCVDYKRNIADKRTTGGWKASPFIIVNEVAERLAFFAVAVSMVSYLVFEMHQSLPDAATHVNDWIGAAYVLTLLGAFLADAYFGRFLTIIIFSCIYFVGMILLTLSASIDSLRPPQCTKRPCTPSTNSQTAFLYGALYLIALGTGGIKPCVSTFGADQFDEADSKESQKKYAFFNWFFFAINMGALLGITLLVYVQQEKGWTWGFAVPTATMFASIVILIAGFTKYRYQKPMGSAFTRFVQVIVVSIRNHFRGVVVGNESELYEMRTKESDIFGARKLPHTKQYRFLDKAAVVTDPEIITNNKWRLCTVTQVEEFKSFIRILPIWASTIALSISFAQLSTFFLTQANIMDRKLGPNFTIPAGSVPVFAALNGLLLVPIYEKIVVPYLRSKTGHKRGITSLQRIGVGLFVSVFALASAALVERMRRSHSDPKSLSIFWLFPQFFLVGTAEVFSYVGQLEFFYDEATDGTRSISSALFLSEIGIGSWFSSAIVKIVESATGGVEEGWIRNNLNISKLDYFYWILTGINGVNLLVYLIVAWRYKGRNCQKGTIRDESILIELDGQFKKGNDTEEFHSMAS; encoded by the exons ATGGATAGAAGAATTCACGTTGACGATTTGCATGACAAATCTTATGTTCAACCATCTTTTGATGGAACTATGGATATGAATAAGAACGACAAGAAA GTAACAAAAAGTTTGGTGACCAATGGTTGCGTGGATTATAAAAGGAATATTGCGGACAAACGAACTACTGGAGGATGGAAGGCTTCACCATTCATCATAG TCAATGAAGTGGCGGAGAGGCTGGCATTCTTTGCAGTGGCAGTAAGTATGGTCTCATATTTGGTGTTTGAGATGCATCAATCACTGCCAGATGCTGCAACTCATGTCAATGATTGGATTGGAGCTGCGTATGTTTTGACGCTTCTTGGAGCTTTTCTGGCTGATGCTTACTTTGGTCGCTTCTTAACCATCAttattttctcttgtatctactTTGTG ggaatgatattgttaacacTATCAGCATCAATAGACAGCTTAAGACCACCTCAATGCACCAAGAGGCCATGCACTCCATCAACAAATAGCCAAACAGCTTTTCTCTATGGAGCACTCTATCTCATAGCACTTGGGACAGGTGGCATCAAACCATGTGTCTCAACATTTGGAGCTGATCAATTTGATGAAGCTGATTCAAAAGaatcacaaaaaaaatatgCATTCTTTAATTGGTTCTTCTTTGCAATTAACATGGGTGCACTACTGGGAATTACCCTTTTAGTTTATGTGCAACAAGAAAAAGGATGGACTTGGGGTTTTGCTGTGCCTACAGCAACTATGTTTGCATCAATTGTTATATTAATTGCTGGATTTACTAAATATAGGTATCAAAAACCTATGGGAAGTGCTTTTACTAGATTTGTTCAAGTTATTGTGGTTTCTATCAGAAATCATTTTAGAGGTGTTGTGGTGGGAAATGAAAGTGAACTATATGAGATGAGGACCAAAGAATCTGATATTTTTGGTGCTCGAAAGCTTCCTCATACTAAACAATACAG ATTTTTGGATAAAGCAGCAGTAGTAACAGACCCTGAAATCATCACCAACAATAAATGGAGATTATGCACAGTAACACAAGTTGAAGAGTTCAAATCCTTCATCAGAATCCTTCCAATTTGGGCCTCTACAATAGCACtttcaatttcatttgctcAACTCTCCACATTTTTCCTCACTCAAGCCAACATCATGGACCGAAAACTCGGCCCAAATTTCACTATCCCGGCCGGGTCCGTCCCTGTCTTCGCGGCCCTCAACGGGCTCCTCCTCGTCCCGATATACGAGAAAATTGTCGTCCCTTACCTCCGTTCCAAAACGGGGCACAAACGTGGCATCACGTCGTTGCAACGTATCGGGGTCGGTTTATTCGTGTCCGTTTTCGCCCTAGCATCCGCGGCATTGGTTGAGAGAATGAGACGTTCACACTCTGACCCCAAAAGCTTGAGCATATTTTGGCTATTTCCGCAATTTTTCCTCGTAGGTACAGCCGAAGTTTTCTCATATGTAGGTCAATTGGAGTTCTTTTACGACGAAGCAACGGACGGTACGAGGAGTATAAGTAGTGCATTATTTTTAAGTGAAATAGGAATTGGGAGTTGGTTTAGTTCTGCTATAGTGAAAATTGTGGAAAGTGCAACTGGTGGTGTAGAGGAAGGGTGGATTAGGAATAATCTTAATATAAGTAAGCTtgattatttttattggatATTAACAGGGATAAATGGAgtgaatttattggtatatttAATTGTTGCATGGAGGTACAAGGGAAGAAATTGTCAAAAGGGAACAATTAGAGACGAGTCTATTTTAATTGAACTTGATGGTCAGTTCAAAAAGGGGAATGATACTGAGGAATTTCATAGTATGGCCTCTTGA
- the LOC132040805 gene encoding uncharacterized protein LOC132040805 isoform X2: MEEDSIISVVLFGVISWATLFLLIRKALPKRSFDFCNRLVSAIHASLAVTLASISIQDWSCPVCPLASNPSPKQRKALAVTVAYLIYDFICCLFDKQVKIDNLIHHLVCIVGIGAGFAYKLCGSEMVAALWITEISSPFLHLRELLKEIGYRDTDLNFAADVLFAVIFSIARMIGGPYLCYVVLSADIPVIMKWNNN; this comes from the exons ATGGAAGAAGATTCAATTATAAGTGTTGTTTTATTTGGAGTTATATCGTGGGCAACACTGTTTCTATTAATAAGAAAGGCCTTGCCAAAACGTTCTTTTGATTTTTGCAACCGTTTGGTTTCTGCAATCCATGCATCTTTAGCAGTGACTTTGGCTTCTATCTCCATTCAAGATTGGAGCTGCCCAGTTTGTCCCTTGGCTTCAAATCCTTCTCCCAAGCAG AGGAAGGCACTTGCAGTGACAGTGGCCTATCTTATTTATGATTTCATATGTTGCCTCTTTGACAAGCAAGTGAAGATTGATAACTTAATTCACCATTTGGTGTGTATTGTTGGAATTGGAGCTGGCTTTGCTTATAAATTG TGTGGTTCAGAAATGGTTGCTGCATTGTGGATAACAGAGATTTCCAGTCCATTTCTCCACCTGAGGGAGCTTCTCAAAGAAATTGGATACAGAGATACTGACCTTAACTTTGCTGCTGAT GTTTTATTTGCAGTCATCTTTAGCATTGCTAGGATGATAGGAGGGCCATATCTCTGCTATGTTGTTCTTTCTGCTGATATTCCAGTCATCATGAAG tGGAATAACAACTaa
- the LOC132040805 gene encoding uncharacterized protein LOC132040805 isoform X1, translated as MEEDSIISVVLFGVISWATLFLLIRKALPKRSFDFCNRLVSAIHASLAVTLASISIQDWSCPVCPLASNPSPKQRKALAVTVAYLIYDFICCLFDKQVKIDNLIHHLVCIVGIGAGFAYKLCGSEMVAALWITEISSPFLHLRELLKEIGYRDTDLNFAADVLFAVIFSIARMIGGPYLCYVVLSADIPVIMKAMGLGLQLVSAYWFYKIARMVMYKFSRRTKSATVLSKN; from the exons ATGGAAGAAGATTCAATTATAAGTGTTGTTTTATTTGGAGTTATATCGTGGGCAACACTGTTTCTATTAATAAGAAAGGCCTTGCCAAAACGTTCTTTTGATTTTTGCAACCGTTTGGTTTCTGCAATCCATGCATCTTTAGCAGTGACTTTGGCTTCTATCTCCATTCAAGATTGGAGCTGCCCAGTTTGTCCCTTGGCTTCAAATCCTTCTCCCAAGCAG AGGAAGGCACTTGCAGTGACAGTGGCCTATCTTATTTATGATTTCATATGTTGCCTCTTTGACAAGCAAGTGAAGATTGATAACTTAATTCACCATTTGGTGTGTATTGTTGGAATTGGAGCTGGCTTTGCTTATAAATTG TGTGGTTCAGAAATGGTTGCTGCATTGTGGATAACAGAGATTTCCAGTCCATTTCTCCACCTGAGGGAGCTTCTCAAAGAAATTGGATACAGAGATACTGACCTTAACTTTGCTGCTGAT GTTTTATTTGCAGTCATCTTTAGCATTGCTAGGATGATAGGAGGGCCATATCTCTGCTATGTTGTTCTTTCTGCTGATATTCCAGTCATCATGAAG gccATGGGTTTGGGGCTGCAACTTGTCAGTGCTTATTGGTTCTACAAGATTGCCAGGATGGTTATGTACAAATTTTCAAGGAGAACAAAATCTGCAACTGTTCTTTCAAAGAACTAA